A DNA window from Actinokineospora baliensis contains the following coding sequences:
- a CDS encoding AI-2E family transporter — MTRNRVAGRKHRATLPANDVTPLVPKGLRVSAALSWRFLVIIGALYVIIWLLGYFAHVVIPVAIALLLAALMAPGVGKLVEWRVPRSLATLIVLVGGIAVVGGVLTFVITEFTNGLPQLQSQVNDSLDAIQKWLSDGPLHVNKEQIRQFLQNTVDTIKANQSAITSGAITTAATIGEVLTGLLLTLFILIFFLFDGAGIWRFVVRGVPAPVRDRVDVAGRRGFSSLVSYVRATAAVAVFDAVGIGIGLWIVGVPLVVPLAALVFLTAFIPIIGALVAGTVAVLVALVANGFISALVVLAIVVGIMQIESHVLQPLLLGRAVKLHPLAVVLAIGVGLIAAGIAGALLSVPLLAVLNAGVRSLLNEGDTEPDEVDVLDDSGSQPNAVEEDEESEQQDEESPRP, encoded by the coding sequence ATGACCAGAAACCGCGTCGCCGGTCGCAAGCACCGGGCCACGCTCCCCGCCAACGACGTCACCCCGCTGGTGCCCAAGGGGCTCAGGGTCAGCGCCGCGCTGTCCTGGCGCTTCCTGGTGATCATCGGCGCGCTGTACGTCATCATCTGGCTGCTGGGCTACTTCGCCCACGTGGTGATCCCGGTCGCGATCGCGTTACTGCTCGCGGCGCTCATGGCCCCGGGTGTCGGCAAGCTCGTCGAGTGGCGGGTGCCGAGGTCCCTGGCGACGCTGATCGTGCTGGTCGGCGGGATCGCCGTGGTCGGCGGCGTGCTGACCTTCGTGATCACCGAGTTCACCAACGGCCTGCCGCAGCTGCAGAGCCAGGTCAACGACTCGCTCGACGCCATCCAGAAGTGGCTCTCGGACGGCCCGCTGCACGTCAACAAGGAGCAGATCCGCCAGTTCCTGCAGAACACCGTCGACACCATCAAGGCCAACCAGTCGGCGATCACCTCCGGGGCGATCACCACCGCGGCCACCATCGGCGAGGTGCTGACCGGGCTGCTGCTGACCCTGTTCATCCTGATCTTCTTCCTGTTCGACGGCGCCGGGATCTGGCGGTTCGTCGTGCGCGGCGTGCCCGCGCCGGTGCGCGACCGGGTGGACGTCGCGGGCAGGCGCGGCTTCTCGTCGCTGGTCAGCTACGTGCGGGCGACCGCGGCGGTGGCGGTGTTCGACGCCGTCGGCATCGGCATCGGCCTGTGGATCGTGGGTGTGCCGCTGGTGGTGCCGCTGGCCGCGCTGGTGTTCCTCACCGCGTTCATCCCGATCATCGGTGCCCTGGTGGCGGGCACGGTCGCGGTGCTGGTCGCGCTGGTCGCCAACGGGTTCATCTCGGCGCTGGTCGTGCTCGCGATCGTCGTCGGCATCATGCAGATCGAGAGCCACGTCCTGCAGCCGCTGCTGCTGGGCCGCGCGGTGAAGCTGCACCCGCTGGCGGTCGTGCTGGCCATCGGTGTCGGCCTCATCGCGGCGGGCATCGCGGGCGCGCTGCTGTCGGTGCCGCTGCTGGCCGTGCTCAACGCGGGCGTGCGGTCGCTGCTCAACGAGGGCGACACCGAACCGGACGAAGTGGACGTGCTCGACGACTCCGGGTCGCAGCCCAACGCGGTCGAAGAGGACGAGGAGTCCGAGCAGCAGGACGAGGAATCACCGAGACCGTGA
- the macS gene encoding MacS family sensor histidine kinase, translating into MSSPRTVRKDALKPLWRASVLLRVITLLFAAGVVLAHAGEYAGTALAWVTIGAMGLWTAATSVYYLRRSKVALWFTLLDLGVCCAVMCVSRLVLTHEQLTVLTVPLVPTVWVTAVVAVGAVRSGMLGGTLFGAVVAAFNYGVRGYVDTDLTRDLVLLVGVGFVVGLASTTSKQSAERLAMAMRAEAATAERERLARTIHDSVLQVLARVRKRGRELGGEAAELAELAGTQEVALRALVAAAPLESTENGQADLRPRLQVLATDRYQVAVPATPVLVGECVAAELGYLVREALANVERHAGAHARAWVLLEDLGDEVVVSVRDDGVGIEPGRLAAAEARGRLGVSRSIRGRVAELGGTATLETSPDQGTEWEIRVPNAGGNHG; encoded by the coding sequence GTGAGCTCGCCCCGCACTGTGCGCAAGGACGCGCTGAAGCCGCTGTGGCGCGCGTCCGTACTGCTGCGGGTGATCACCTTGCTGTTCGCGGCCGGGGTCGTGCTGGCGCACGCCGGTGAGTACGCCGGCACCGCCCTGGCCTGGGTGACGATCGGCGCGATGGGGCTGTGGACGGCCGCCACCTCGGTCTACTACCTGCGGCGGAGCAAGGTCGCGCTCTGGTTCACCCTGCTCGACCTCGGCGTGTGCTGCGCCGTGATGTGCGTGTCCCGGCTGGTGCTCACCCACGAGCAGCTGACTGTGCTGACCGTGCCGCTGGTCCCCACGGTCTGGGTGACGGCGGTGGTCGCGGTCGGCGCAGTCCGCTCGGGGATGCTCGGCGGGACCCTGTTCGGCGCGGTGGTCGCCGCCTTCAACTACGGCGTGCGCGGCTACGTCGACACCGACCTGACCCGCGACCTGGTGCTGCTGGTCGGCGTCGGGTTCGTGGTCGGCCTGGCGTCGACGACCTCCAAGCAGTCCGCCGAGCGGCTGGCCATGGCCATGCGCGCCGAGGCGGCGACAGCCGAGCGGGAACGGCTGGCCCGCACCATCCACGACAGCGTGCTGCAGGTGCTGGCCCGGGTCCGCAAGCGCGGCCGCGAGCTGGGTGGGGAAGCCGCTGAGCTGGCCGAACTGGCGGGGACCCAGGAGGTCGCGTTACGGGCCCTGGTCGCCGCGGCGCCCCTGGAGTCGACCGAGAACGGGCAGGCCGACCTGCGGCCCAGGCTCCAGGTGCTGGCCACCGACCGCTACCAGGTGGCTGTGCCCGCGACCCCGGTCCTGGTGGGGGAGTGCGTCGCCGCCGAGCTCGGTTACCTGGTGCGCGAGGCGCTGGCGAACGTGGAACGGCACGCGGGCGCGCACGCGCGGGCCTGGGTGCTGCTGGAGGACCTGGGCGACGAGGTCGTGGTCAGCGTGCGCGACGACGGGGTGGGCATCGAGCCTGGCCGGCTCGCCGCGGCCGAGGCCAGGGGGCGCCTCGGTGTGTCCCGCTCGATCCGCGGCCGGGTCGCCGAGCTGGGCGGCACGGCCACCCTGGAGACCAGTCCGGACCAGGGGACCGAGTGGGAGATCCGGGTCCCGAACGCGGGGGGAAACCATGGCTGA
- a CDS encoding response regulator, whose amino-acid sequence MADRVITVMVVDDHPIWRDGVARDLSERGFEVRATAGDAPSAVRIARAVRPDVVLMDLNLGAGSGVDATREITAELAGTKVLVLSASGEHSDVLEAVKAGASGYLVKSASAEELVDAVGRTAAGDAVFTSGLAGLVLGEYRRMAAAPQETTAPRLSDRETEVLRLVAKGLTARQIADRLYLSHRTVENHVQSTLRKLQLHNRVELARYAIEHGLDADPRQ is encoded by the coding sequence ATGGCTGACCGGGTGATCACGGTGATGGTGGTCGACGACCACCCGATCTGGCGCGACGGGGTGGCGCGCGACCTGTCCGAACGCGGCTTCGAGGTGCGGGCGACGGCGGGGGACGCGCCGTCGGCGGTCCGCATCGCCCGCGCGGTGCGACCGGACGTCGTGCTGATGGACCTGAACCTGGGCGCCGGGTCCGGCGTGGACGCCACCAGGGAGATCACCGCTGAACTGGCCGGGACCAAGGTGCTCGTGCTCTCCGCCAGCGGCGAGCACAGCGACGTCCTGGAGGCGGTGAAAGCGGGCGCGTCCGGCTACCTCGTGAAATCGGCCTCCGCCGAGGAACTGGTCGACGCGGTCGGGCGCACCGCGGCCGGGGACGCGGTCTTCACCTCCGGGCTGGCCGGTCTGGTGCTCGGCGAGTACCGCCGGATGGCCGCGGCGCCGCAGGAGACCACCGCGCCCCGGCTCAGCGACCGGGAGACCGAGGTGCTGCGGCTGGTCGCGAAAGGGCTCACCGCGCGCCAGATCGCCGACCGGCTCTACTTATCCCACCGCACCGTCGAGAACCACGTGCAATCCACGCTGCGCAAACTCCAGCTGCACAACCGCGTGGAGCTGGCCAGGTACGCGATCGAACACGGGCTCGACGCCGATCCCCGGCAGTAG
- a CDS encoding DUF1707 SHOCT-like domain-containing protein: protein MSTESLPAPINPRDLRVSDAEREHVVGILQKAIGHGMLTLDEFTTRTDTALAAKTRAELNAVLVDLAGVINREPGSPTAIPPQEFRSRMSSIKREGPWQVPREMVVNNWMGSSEFDFTEAVINHTEVRIVLEVTGGSVELLLPENASCDANGVDVVAGKVENKVGAGSGGPRFVVTGRVKAGSVKVKRPSYTRIGSLTIRKPWKISWDT, encoded by the coding sequence GTGAGCACCGAATCCCTCCCCGCCCCGATCAACCCCCGGGACCTGCGGGTCTCCGACGCCGAACGCGAGCACGTCGTCGGCATCCTGCAGAAGGCCATCGGCCACGGGATGCTCACCCTCGACGAGTTCACCACCCGCACCGACACCGCCCTCGCCGCCAAGACCCGCGCCGAGCTCAACGCCGTGTTGGTCGACCTGGCAGGCGTCATCAACCGCGAGCCGGGCAGCCCGACCGCGATCCCGCCGCAGGAGTTCCGGTCGCGGATGTCGAGCATCAAGCGCGAGGGCCCGTGGCAGGTGCCGCGCGAGATGGTGGTGAACAACTGGATGGGCTCCAGCGAGTTCGACTTCACCGAGGCGGTCATCAACCACACCGAGGTCCGGATCGTCCTCGAGGTGACCGGCGGCTCGGTCGAGCTGCTGCTGCCGGAGAACGCCTCGTGCGACGCCAACGGTGTCGACGTCGTCGCGGGCAAGGTGGAGAACAAGGTCGGCGCCGGATCGGGCGGACCGAGGTTCGTGGTGACCGGACGGGTGAAAGCCGGGTCGGTGAAGGTGAAGCGCCCCAGCTACACCCGCATCGGGTCGCTGACCATCCGCAAGCCGTGGAAGATCAGCTGGGACACGTGA
- the tdh gene encoding L-threonine 3-dehydrogenase — protein sequence MKALVKPAPGPGLELLDVPDPTPGPGDVVLRVLRTGICGTDLHIDAWDDWAANTVKAPLVLGHEFVGEVVEVGAAVTKVAVGDLVSGEGHLVCGRCRNCRAGRRHLCANTVGLGVHTNGAFAEYAVLPEGNAWVHRHQVDLDVAAIFDPFGNAVHTALQFPVLGEDVLITGAGPIGLMAVAVAKHAGARHVVVTDVSEPRLELARKIGATVALDVSATRIAAVYDELSMTEGFDVGMEMSGQPSALREMITNMTHGGRIAMLGLPAREIAVDFSAVVLKMITIKGVYGREMFETWYAMSVLLQAGLDLSPVITHRFHHTDHAEAFATARGGDCGKVILDWES from the coding sequence GTGAAGGCTCTGGTCAAACCAGCCCCGGGTCCCGGGCTGGAACTGCTCGACGTGCCCGACCCGACCCCGGGTCCCGGCGACGTCGTGCTGCGGGTGCTGCGCACCGGCATCTGCGGGACCGACCTGCACATCGACGCCTGGGACGACTGGGCGGCCAACACCGTCAAGGCGCCGCTGGTGCTCGGGCACGAGTTCGTCGGCGAGGTCGTGGAGGTGGGCGCCGCGGTCACCAAGGTCGCGGTGGGCGACCTGGTCAGCGGCGAGGGGCACCTGGTGTGCGGCCGCTGCCGCAACTGCCGGGCCGGGCGGCGGCACCTGTGCGCGAACACCGTCGGCCTGGGGGTGCACACCAACGGGGCGTTCGCCGAGTACGCGGTACTGCCGGAGGGCAACGCCTGGGTGCACCGCCACCAGGTCGACCTGGACGTCGCGGCGATCTTCGACCCGTTCGGCAACGCGGTGCACACGGCGCTGCAGTTCCCGGTCCTGGGCGAGGACGTGCTGATCACCGGCGCGGGCCCGATCGGGCTGATGGCCGTGGCGGTCGCCAAGCACGCGGGCGCGCGGCACGTGGTCGTCACCGACGTGAGCGAGCCCCGGCTGGAACTGGCCCGCAAGATCGGCGCCACGGTCGCCCTCGACGTCAGCGCCACCCGGATCGCGGCGGTCTACGACGAGCTGTCCATGACCGAGGGCTTCGACGTGGGCATGGAGATGTCCGGCCAGCCGTCCGCGCTGCGCGAGATGATCACCAACATGACCCACGGCGGTCGGATCGCGATGCTCGGCCTGCCCGCCCGCGAGATCGCCGTGGACTTCAGCGCCGTGGTGCTCAAGATGATCACCATCAAGGGCGTGTACGGCCGGGAGATGTTCGAGACCTGGTACGCCATGTCGGTGCTGCTGCAGGCCGGGCTTGACCTCTCGCCGGTGATCACCCACCGGTTCCACCACACCGACCACGCCGAGGCGTTCGCCACCGCACGGGGCGGCGACTGCGGCAAGGTCATCCTCGACTGGGAGAGCTGA
- a CDS encoding glycine C-acetyltransferase: MYGAMREDLRGTIDEIRAAGLYKSERVITSPQQAAVRVGGPEQVLNFCANNYLGLADHPALVAAAKSALDEWGFGMASVRFICGTQAPHKELEARISRFLGTEDTILYSSCFDANGGLFETLLTDQDVVISDELNHASIIDGIRLCKAARKRYRNRDMADLERQLAESADARYRLIATDGVFSMDGYLAPLDEICDLAERYNALVMVDDSHAVGFMGATGRGTPEHFGVGDRIDIYTGTLGKALGGASGGYTSGRAEIVELLRQRSRPYLFSNSLAPSITGAALAALDLLDSSADLLTRLRDNSALFRSRMTEAGFDLLPGEHAIIPVMIGDAAEAAKMADLLLDQGIYVIGFSYPVVPHGKARIRTQMSAAHSTDDVNRAVDAFIAARDKMA; encoded by the coding sequence ATGTACGGCGCGATGCGCGAAGACCTGCGCGGCACCATCGACGAGATCCGCGCGGCCGGGCTCTACAAGTCGGAACGGGTCATCACCTCGCCGCAGCAGGCCGCGGTCCGCGTCGGCGGCCCCGAGCAGGTGCTCAACTTCTGCGCGAACAACTACCTGGGCCTCGCCGACCACCCGGCGCTGGTCGCGGCGGCCAAGAGCGCGCTCGACGAGTGGGGCTTCGGGATGGCCTCGGTGCGGTTCATCTGCGGCACCCAGGCGCCGCACAAGGAGCTGGAGGCGCGGATCTCGCGGTTCCTGGGCACCGAGGACACCATCCTCTACAGCTCCTGCTTCGACGCCAACGGCGGCCTGTTCGAGACGCTGCTGACCGACCAGGACGTGGTGATCTCCGACGAGCTCAACCACGCCTCGATCATCGACGGCATCCGGCTGTGCAAGGCGGCCCGCAAGCGCTACCGCAACCGCGACATGGCCGACCTGGAGCGGCAGCTCGCCGAGTCCGCCGACGCCCGCTACCGCCTCATCGCCACCGACGGCGTGTTCTCCATGGACGGGTACCTGGCCCCGCTGGATGAGATCTGCGACCTCGCCGAGCGCTACAACGCCCTGGTCATGGTCGACGACTCCCACGCCGTCGGCTTCATGGGCGCCACCGGCCGCGGCACCCCCGAACACTTCGGCGTCGGCGACCGCATCGACATCTACACCGGCACCCTCGGCAAAGCCCTCGGCGGCGCCAGCGGCGGCTACACCTCAGGCCGCGCCGAGATCGTCGAACTCCTGCGCCAGCGGTCCCGCCCGTACCTGTTCTCCAACTCGCTGGCCCCCTCCATCACCGGTGCCGCCCTGGCCGCCCTCGACCTGCTCGACTCCTCAGCGGACCTGCTCACCCGGCTGCGCGACAACAGCGCCCTGTTCCGCTCCCGCATGACTGAAGCCGGTTTCGACCTGCTCCCCGGCGAACACGCCATCATCCCGGTGATGATCGGCGACGCCGCCGAAGCCGCCAAGATGGCCGATCTCCTACTGGACCAGGGCATCTACGTCATCGGCTTCTCCTACCCCGTGGTCCCCCACGGCAAAGCCCGAATCCGCACCCAGATGTCAGCCGCCCACTCCACCGACGACGTCAACCGCGCCGTCGACGCCTTCATCGCCGCCCGCGACAAGATGGCCTGA
- a CDS encoding LysR family transcriptional regulator has product MIDPRRLRVLRALADHGTVTAAAQALHLSPSAVSQQLASLESEVRQELLRRKGRRVWLTSAGELLVEHADAVLAELDRAEARLAAFGTGELGQVKVAAFASAITNVVAPAIAALRLSAPGVTVLVRDAEGQDSLPMLLDGEIDIAIAMHTGQAPIEHRIVWDHLYTEPFDAVLPPGHPLLGRAEVALSDLAVEDWVVPLPGNPCRDVLLLACEMAGFTPRVTHTSDDFTAAAALVTAGVGVALIPRTALGGISTEQVVPVTPNPPHRRVVAATRRGRETHPLLQIVRKALAEV; this is encoded by the coding sequence GTGATAGACCCTCGACGGCTGCGGGTACTGCGGGCTTTGGCCGACCACGGCACGGTGACGGCGGCGGCTCAGGCGTTGCACTTGAGTCCGTCGGCGGTGTCGCAGCAGTTGGCTTCGTTGGAGTCCGAGGTGCGGCAGGAGCTGCTGCGGCGCAAGGGGCGGCGGGTGTGGCTGACCTCGGCGGGGGAGCTGTTGGTGGAGCACGCCGACGCTGTGTTGGCGGAGTTGGACCGGGCTGAGGCGAGGCTGGCGGCGTTCGGCACGGGGGAGTTGGGGCAGGTGAAGGTCGCCGCGTTCGCGTCGGCGATCACGAACGTGGTGGCCCCGGCCATCGCTGCCCTGCGGTTGTCGGCTCCTGGGGTGACCGTTCTGGTGCGGGACGCGGAGGGGCAGGACAGCCTGCCGATGCTGCTGGACGGCGAGATCGACATCGCCATCGCCATGCACACAGGTCAGGCGCCTATAGAGCACCGGATCGTGTGGGACCACCTCTATACAGAGCCGTTCGATGCGGTGCTGCCGCCGGGGCATCCGTTGCTGGGGAGGGCAGAGGTAGCGCTGTCGGACCTGGCCGTCGAAGACTGGGTCGTTCCTCTGCCCGGCAATCCCTGCCGAGACGTTCTCCTCTTGGCGTGCGAGATGGCGGGCTTCACCCCGCGCGTGACTCACACCTCCGACGACTTCACCGCAGCGGCTGCTCTTGTCACCGCTGGGGTGGGCGTCGCTCTTATCCCGCGAACCGCTCTAGGCGGGATCTCCACCGAGCAGGTTGTGCCGGTGACACCGAATCCGCCCCACCGGCGCGTAGTCGCCGCCACGCGGCGGGGGCGGGAGACGCATCCTCTGTTGCAGATCGTGCGCAAGGCACTCGCAGAGGTCTGA
- a CDS encoding ribokinase yields MGGLVVVVGSANADLVVPVGRRPGPGETVLGGDTRVLPGGKGANTAVAAARLGAGVRFAGAVGSDQFGDLVLASLAEAGVDVAGVRRPEQPTGLAYIAVTPDGENSIIVSPGANSRLRPEDVRLDGASVLVASLEVPVPVVEHAVLAAEQAGVRVVLNLSPVAVLSPRVLAVLDPLVVNEHEAAALGNLLGARSVVVTRGALGADVVTASGTITVPAPKVEVVDTTGAGDAFVGALAAGLANGAQLVDAVRAAVEVASLSVTLPGAQPLIPHKHG; encoded by the coding sequence GTGGGTGGCCTTGTTGTGGTAGTGGGCTCAGCGAACGCGGACCTGGTGGTTCCGGTGGGTCGGCGGCCGGGTCCCGGCGAGACGGTCCTCGGGGGTGACACCCGGGTGTTGCCCGGCGGCAAGGGCGCGAACACGGCCGTCGCGGCGGCTCGGCTGGGCGCCGGGGTGCGGTTCGCGGGGGCGGTCGGGTCCGACCAGTTCGGCGACTTGGTGCTGGCGTCGCTGGCCGAGGCCGGGGTGGACGTGGCCGGGGTGCGGCGGCCGGAGCAGCCGACCGGGCTCGCCTACATCGCGGTGACGCCGGACGGGGAGAACTCGATCATCGTGTCGCCGGGGGCGAACTCGCGGCTGCGGCCGGAGGACGTTCGGCTGGACGGGGCGTCAGTGCTGGTTGCTTCGCTCGAGGTACCGGTGCCGGTGGTCGAGCACGCGGTTCTGGCCGCCGAGCAGGCCGGGGTCCGGGTGGTGCTGAACCTGTCGCCGGTGGCGGTGCTGTCGCCGCGGGTGTTGGCCGTGCTGGACCCGCTCGTGGTCAACGAGCACGAGGCCGCCGCGTTGGGGAACCTGCTGGGTGCGCGTTCAGTGGTGGTCACCCGGGGTGCGCTCGGCGCGGATGTCGTGACCGCCAGCGGCACGATCACCGTGCCGGCGCCCAAGGTCGAGGTGGTCGACACGACAGGGGCGGGCGACGCCTTCGTAGGCGCGCTTGCAGCGGGGCTGGCCAACGGGGCACAGCTCGTTGACGCGGTAAGAGCTGCCGTGGAGGTCGCGTCGTTGTCAGTGACCCTGCCGGGAGCGCAGCCTCTTATCCCACACAAGCACGGATGA
- a CDS encoding TetR/AcrR family transcriptional regulator, whose product MQVTVTEAARRKQITEAATEVIARLGYARTSFARIVEHAGLSSTRLISYHFKDKNDLMFAVLITAVGAADEQMTQRLDGTTDRVDMLRVYIESQVDLLRTHPDQVKAIREIAAGLPDLAPVQEDFRTGRLARQLQQGQREGVFRDFDVRVMARTIANGIDGADDEAYGRELAALFIRACVG is encoded by the coding sequence ATGCAGGTAACAGTGACCGAGGCGGCCCGCCGCAAGCAGATCACCGAGGCGGCGACCGAGGTGATCGCGCGCCTGGGCTACGCCAGGACCTCGTTCGCCCGGATCGTGGAGCACGCGGGCCTGAGCAGCACCCGGCTGATCTCCTACCACTTCAAGGACAAGAACGACCTGATGTTCGCCGTCCTGATCACCGCGGTCGGCGCCGCCGACGAGCAGATGACCCAGCGCCTCGACGGCACGACCGACCGGGTCGACATGCTCCGCGTCTACATCGAGTCGCAGGTCGACCTCCTGCGCACCCACCCCGACCAGGTCAAGGCGATCAGGGAGATCGCGGCTGGCCTGCCGGACCTCGCTCCCGTGCAAGAGGACTTCCGCACTGGCAGGCTCGCCCGCCAGTTGCAGCAAGGGCAGCGCGAGGGCGTCTTCCGCGACTTCGACGTAAGAGTCATGGCGCGGACCATCGCCAATGGCATCGATGGAGCCGACGACGAGGCCTATGGCCGCGAGTTGGCTGCCCTGTTCATCCGTGCTTGTGTGGGATAA
- a CDS encoding pyridoxal phosphate-dependent decarboxylase family protein, with protein MDLPDVSLPDHGVPREELFADLRARKTADADWRGGRTWSLIYPAGADVDAVIQEANGLYLHENALNPFRFPSLADMEREVVAMTAGLLNAPAGASGSMTSGGTESIMQAIRVARDRARAERGVTAPTLVVPRSAHPAFAKGAKYFGLELVQIPLAADLRADVTAAADLIDDRTALVAGSAPNYPHGVVDPIPELAAIAAARGIPFHTDACVGGFLLPFMDDAPPFDFRIPGVTTISADLHKYGYATKGASVLLHRNGDHVLQYQAFLYQDWPGGLYGSLALAGARPAAPIATAWSVMRYLGTSGYTRLVGRILATAEKIRTGITSLGLTLLGDPVASVIAFTAPNIMSIGDRLDDQGWHLDRQNHPDALHLMVSPEHDRVVDQFLHDLREAVDNAGESRGVQARYS; from the coding sequence ATGGACCTGCCTGACGTCTCGCTGCCCGACCACGGCGTGCCCCGCGAGGAGCTGTTCGCCGACCTGCGCGCCCGCAAGACCGCCGACGCCGACTGGCGCGGTGGCCGCACGTGGAGCCTGATCTACCCGGCAGGCGCGGACGTCGACGCGGTGATCCAGGAGGCCAACGGCCTGTACCTGCACGAGAACGCGCTCAACCCGTTCCGCTTCCCGTCGCTGGCCGACATGGAGCGCGAGGTCGTGGCCATGACCGCCGGGCTGCTCAACGCCCCGGCAGGCGCGTCGGGCTCGATGACCTCCGGCGGCACCGAGTCGATCATGCAAGCGATCCGGGTCGCCCGCGACCGGGCCCGCGCCGAACGCGGTGTCACCGCGCCGACCCTGGTCGTTCCCCGCTCCGCGCATCCGGCGTTCGCCAAGGGCGCCAAGTACTTCGGCCTGGAACTCGTCCAGATCCCCCTCGCCGCCGACCTCCGCGCCGACGTCACCGCGGCCGCTGACCTCATCGACGACCGCACCGCCCTAGTAGCGGGCTCAGCCCCCAACTACCCCCACGGCGTGGTCGACCCCATCCCCGAATTGGCCGCTATAGCCGCAGCCCGAGGCATCCCCTTCCACACCGACGCCTGCGTAGGCGGCTTCCTCCTGCCCTTCATGGACGACGCCCCACCCTTCGACTTCCGCATCCCCGGCGTCACCACGATCTCCGCAGACCTGCACAAGTACGGCTACGCCACCAAAGGCGCCTCAGTCCTCCTACACCGCAACGGCGACCACGTCCTCCAATACCAAGCCTTCCTCTACCAAGACTGGCCCGGCGGCCTCTATGGCTCGCTAGCCCTAGCAGGTGCCCGCCCCGCAGCCCCCATAGCAACCGCCTGGTCCGTAATGCGCTACCTAGGCACCTCCGGCTACACCCGGTTGGTAGGCCGAATCCTCGCCACAGCCGAGAAGATCCGCACCGGGATCACCTCCCTGGGCCTGACCCTCCTGGGCGACCCCGTCGCCTCCGTGATCGCCTTCACCGCCCCCAACATCATGTCTATAGGCGACCGGCTCGACGACCAGGGCTGGCACCTCGACCGCCAGAACCACCCGGACGCCCTGCACCTGATGGTCTCCCCCGAACACGACCGCGTGGTCGACCAGTTCCTGCACGACCTACGCGAAGCCGTCGACAACGCGGGCGAGTCCAGGGGAGTCCAAGCCAGGTACAGCTAG